A window of Anaerolineae bacterium contains these coding sequences:
- a CDS encoding phosphohydrolase, whose product MPINLPARHNEHLQRLMEKVNTDAELHQLWQCANINAVDRSGISDHGEVHIRIVANAALKLLRLLIEAGIKPSVQV is encoded by the coding sequence ATGCCGATCAATCTGCCGGCCAGGCATAACGAACACCTGCAAAGGTTGATGGAAAAGGTCAACACCGACGCGGAACTGCATCAGCTCTGGCAGTGTGCCAATATCAACGCTGTGGACCGTTCGGGCATCAGCGATCACGGCGAGGTGCATATCCGCATTGTCGCCAACGCCGCGCTGAAGCTCCTGCGTCTGCTGATAGAGGCCGGCATCAAGCCCAGCGTGCAGGTC
- the recF gene encoding DNA replication/repair protein RecF: MYLKHLVLVNFRNYRHLDLAFPCPLTILQGPNAQGKTNLLEAVYLLATSKSPHAQTDQQLIAWSAGSEPLPFARLMAEIEKRGESRRLELIIAPTQQTNGQMVFRKQIRIDGVPKRALDLLGELKVVMFWPEDIELIAGSPAGRRRYLDVMLCQVDRSYCSHLMQYNQVLERRNRLLRILREAGGDLEQLVFWDARLAEHGGALLARRLSAAAQLASLAAEFQSQLTAGGEALEMRYRSTLFDGGTETPSAPAELAEQMLAKLTANRRREIAAGQTLIGPHRDDLIFAIDGYDLRAFGSRGQQRTTALALKLAEAEFIRWETGETPLLLLDDLMSELDEPRRRYMAELLAGAHQAIITTTDLRDFPEAFLHRAEVWHVRQGNLIPHAQWNDHERNSFQEHHEEAGDADQSAGQA; this comes from the coding sequence GTGTATCTGAAGCATCTGGTCCTGGTCAACTTTCGCAATTACCGCCATCTCGATCTGGCTTTTCCCTGTCCCCTGACCATCCTGCAGGGCCCCAATGCCCAGGGCAAGACCAATTTGCTGGAGGCCGTGTATCTGCTGGCCACCAGCAAGTCCCCACATGCCCAGACGGACCAGCAGTTGATCGCCTGGAGCGCCGGCAGTGAACCCCTGCCCTTCGCCCGGCTGATGGCCGAGATCGAGAAGCGGGGGGAATCGCGCCGGCTCGAACTGATCATAGCGCCCACCCAGCAGACGAACGGGCAAATGGTCTTCCGCAAGCAGATCCGCATTGATGGTGTTCCCAAGCGCGCCCTGGACCTGCTGGGAGAGCTGAAGGTGGTCATGTTCTGGCCGGAGGACATCGAGCTGATCGCCGGCTCGCCGGCCGGCCGCCGGCGCTATCTGGATGTCATGCTCTGTCAGGTGGACCGCTCCTACTGCTCTCACCTGATGCAGTACAATCAAGTGCTGGAGCGGCGGAACCGTCTGCTCCGCATCCTGCGGGAGGCCGGCGGAGACCTGGAACAGTTGGTCTTCTGGGATGCCAGGCTGGCGGAACATGGGGGCGCACTGCTGGCGCGCCGGCTCTCTGCCGCGGCGCAGTTGGCCAGCTTGGCCGCGGAGTTCCAGAGTCAGCTCACCGCCGGCGGGGAGGCACTGGAGATGCGCTACCGCTCCACGCTGTTCGATGGAGGGACGGAAACCCCTTCCGCGCCGGCCGAGCTTGCGGAGCAGATGCTGGCGAAGCTGACCGCCAACCGCCGGCGGGAGATCGCCGCCGGCCAGACCCTGATCGGGCCGCATCGCGACGACCTGATTTTCGCTATTGACGGCTATGACCTGCGCGCCTTCGGCTCTCGCGGCCAACAGCGCACCACTGCTCTGGCGCTGAAGCTGGCCGAGGCGGAGTTCATCCGGTGGGAGACGGGGGAGACGCCCCTCTTACTGCTGGATGACCTGATGTCGGAGCTGGATGAGCCGCGCCGGCGCTATATGGCAGAACTGCTGGCCGGCGCCCACCAGGCTATCATCACCACCACCGATTTGCGCGATTTTCCCGAGGCCTTTTTACACCGGGCTGAGGTCTGGCACGTGCGGCAGGGAAACCTGATCCCGCACGCGCAGTGGAATGATCACGAGAGGAATTCATTTCAGGAGCATCATGAGGAGGCAGGAGATGCCGATCAATCTGCCGGCCAGGCATAA
- a CDS encoding ribose-phosphate pyrophosphokinase: MTEHLANRCRLFSGQAHRDLACEIAAYLGIPLSPSETRRFSNDNLFVQLRDSVREKDVYIVQPLSPPANEHLLELLLMCDAARGASARRITAVIPYFSYARSDKKDEPRISIAARLIADLLVTAGANHVITMTLHSPQVHGFFSVPMDHLSDQPIFIEYLRQKDLSRAVLVAPDMGRAKQTSKLARQLGVPMAAVSKQRIDDAHVQVDSLIGEVHGMDAIIYDDEIATAGTMVGTAQLLYERGARSITLVCAHGLFTGPAIQRLQSLDLKEIITSNTVPIPEEKRLPNMTILSVAPAFGETIRRNVEGGSVQPLFAY, translated from the coding sequence ATGACGGAACATCTTGCCAATCGCTGCCGGCTGTTCAGCGGCCAGGCCCATCGTGACCTCGCATGCGAGATCGCGGCGTATTTGGGCATCCCTCTCAGCCCTTCGGAAACCCGGCGCTTTTCCAACGACAATCTTTTCGTCCAGCTACGGGACAGCGTGCGGGAAAAGGATGTCTATATTGTCCAGCCGCTGTCGCCGCCGGCCAACGAGCACCTGCTGGAACTGCTCCTGATGTGTGATGCCGCGCGCGGCGCCTCGGCCCGCCGCATCACAGCGGTGATTCCCTATTTTTCGTACGCCCGTTCCGACAAGAAGGATGAACCGCGCATTTCTATCGCCGCCCGCTTGATCGCGGATTTGCTGGTCACCGCCGGCGCGAACCACGTCATCACCATGACCCTGCACTCCCCGCAAGTGCATGGCTTTTTCAGCGTCCCGATGGACCATCTCTCCGACCAGCCCATCTTCATCGAATACCTGCGGCAGAAGGACTTGTCGCGTGCTGTGCTGGTGGCGCCGGACATGGGGCGCGCCAAACAGACCAGCAAGCTGGCGCGCCAGCTCGGCGTTCCCATGGCGGCGGTCAGCAAACAGCGCATTGACGATGCCCACGTGCAGGTGGATTCCCTGATCGGCGAAGTGCACGGCATGGACGCCATCATTTACGACGACGAGATCGCCACCGCCGGCACGATGGTGGGTACCGCACAGTTGTTGTACGAACGCGGGGCGCGCTCCATCACACTGGTGTGCGCTCATGGGCTGTTCACGGGGCCGGCCATTCAGCGCCTGCAGAGCCTCGACCTGAAGGAGATCATCACCTCCAATACGGTGCCCATCCCCGAGGAAAAACGGCTTCCCAACATGACCATCCTGTCGGTGGCGCCGGCCTTTGGGGAGACCATCCGCCGCAACGTCGAGGGCGGTTCCGTCCAGCCCCTCTTCGCGTACTGA